Proteins encoded together in one Flavobacteriales bacterium window:
- a CDS encoding inositol monophosphatase has translation MDLRKLTEQVTAISVDVASFIRSEAGKLTETRVSAKSLNNLVTHVDHVSEDRLVEGLEKLLPEAGFIAEEGSGEQAERFNWVIDPLDGTTNFVHGVPCYCISVALLDGTEPLLGVVHEVTRDERFTAWRGGGAYLNGLPIRVSERATLQDSLLATGFPYDDFGYEQEYMDLLRELMHRTRGIRRLGSAAADLAYVACGRFEAFYEYGLNSWDVAAGVLLVREAGGQVTGFRPSKDPVFDEEILASNSAIHNELLEVIERNWQRQD, from the coding sequence ATGGACCTCCGCAAACTCACCGAGCAAGTCACCGCCATCAGCGTCGATGTGGCCTCCTTCATCCGCAGCGAAGCCGGCAAGCTCACCGAGACGCGCGTGAGCGCCAAGAGCCTGAACAACCTCGTGACGCATGTTGACCACGTGAGCGAGGACCGGCTGGTGGAGGGCCTGGAGAAATTGCTGCCCGAAGCGGGCTTCATCGCTGAGGAAGGAAGCGGTGAGCAAGCCGAACGCTTCAACTGGGTGATCGATCCGCTGGATGGCACCACCAACTTCGTGCATGGCGTGCCTTGCTATTGCATCAGCGTGGCGCTGCTCGATGGCACTGAGCCCCTGCTGGGCGTGGTGCATGAGGTCACGCGCGATGAGCGCTTCACCGCTTGGCGCGGGGGCGGCGCATACCTCAATGGACTGCCCATCCGTGTGAGCGAGCGCGCCACTTTGCAGGACAGCCTGCTCGCCACGGGCTTCCCGTATGACGATTTCGGATATGAGCAGGAATACATGGACCTCCTGCGCGAGCTCATGCACCGTACGCGCGGCATCCGCAGGCTGGGAAGCGCAGCCGCTGATCTCGCCTATGTGGCCTGCGGGCGCTTCGAGGCCTTCTATGAGTATGGCCTCAATAGCTGGGATGTGGCCGCCGGCGTGCTGCTGGTGCGCGAAGCGGGCGGTCAGGTCACCGGTTTCCGGCCGAGCAAGGATCCCGTGTTCGACGAGGAGATCCTGGCCAGCAACAGCGCCATCCATAACGAATTGCTGGAGGTCATCGAGCGCAACTGGCAGCGGCAGGATTAA
- a CDS encoding prolipoprotein diacylglyceryl transferase → MYPTIYHAFLDLFGIDLPILRPLNSFGFFVAIAFIFASWTLGLELRRMAGLGLLRPTTRKETIGLPASPGEVAGQGLLGFLIGWKGLHLLLNTSDVLADFPGFLLSGQGSFIGGIVVGALLAWLRWRAKEKARLAEPRTEEVQVLPHEHAGNITITAAIWGLIGAKLFHWMENPDEVMAFLSDPTGKDIISGLTMYGGLIVAGAMVIRYFLKNGIPAWNGADAAAPGVMLAYAIGRIGCQVSGDGDWGIVNTAFRGPGPRWLWQYDYPNNVNGVGVPITEGTCFEGYCTVLPETVFPTPLYETIACLALFGVLWMLRKRLKPAGSIFFLFLFLNGLERFFIEKIRVNVHVLGNITQAEIISSALMIAGIGGLIWLRRRNAPPAAA, encoded by the coding sequence ATGTACCCAACGATCTACCACGCCTTCCTCGATCTGTTCGGCATCGATCTGCCCATCCTGAGGCCGCTCAACAGTTTCGGATTCTTCGTGGCCATCGCCTTCATCTTCGCCAGCTGGACGCTGGGCCTCGAGCTGCGCCGCATGGCAGGTCTCGGCCTTCTGAGGCCAACTACGCGCAAAGAGACCATCGGGCTTCCGGCCAGCCCCGGTGAAGTCGCAGGCCAAGGCCTTCTCGGCTTCCTCATCGGTTGGAAGGGACTTCACCTTCTGCTCAACACCTCGGATGTGCTCGCCGACTTCCCGGGCTTCCTGCTCAGCGGCCAGGGCAGCTTCATCGGCGGCATCGTGGTGGGGGCGCTGCTGGCCTGGCTCCGCTGGCGCGCGAAGGAAAAGGCCAGGCTCGCCGAGCCGCGCACCGAAGAAGTGCAGGTGCTGCCGCATGAGCACGCCGGCAACATCACCATCACCGCCGCCATCTGGGGCCTGATCGGAGCCAAGCTCTTCCACTGGATGGAGAATCCCGACGAGGTCATGGCCTTCCTCAGCGACCCCACCGGGAAGGACATCATCAGCGGCCTCACCATGTACGGAGGGCTCATCGTGGCCGGTGCCATGGTGATCCGCTATTTCTTGAAGAACGGCATCCCCGCGTGGAACGGCGCCGATGCCGCAGCGCCCGGAGTGATGCTCGCCTATGCCATCGGCCGCATCGGCTGCCAGGTGAGCGGCGATGGCGATTGGGGCATCGTGAACACCGCCTTCCGCGGCCCCGGACCGCGATGGCTTTGGCAATACGACTACCCGAACAACGTGAATGGCGTGGGCGTGCCCATCACCGAAGGCACTTGCTTCGAAGGGTATTGCACCGTGCTCCCGGAAACGGTCTTCCCCACCCCGCTCTACGAGACGATCGCATGCCTTGCGCTCTTCGGGGTGCTCTGGATGCTGCGCAAGCGCCTGAAGCCCGCCGGCAGCATCTTCTTCCTCTTCCTCTTCCTGAATGGCCTTGAGCGCTTCTTCATCGAGAAGATCCGGGTAAACGTGCATGTGCTCGGCAACATCACCCAGGCGGAGATCATCTCATCTGCCTTGATGATAGCGGGCATCGGCGGGCTCATCTGGCTGCGGCGCCGGAACGCTCCCCCAGCTGCTGCTTGA
- the mtaB gene encoding tRNA (N(6)-L-threonylcarbamoyladenosine(37)-C(2))-methylthiotransferase MtaB, with translation MSSPRTAAFHTLGCKLNFSETSTLARSLEEAGYARVKAEERPDVFVLNTCSVTENADKECRQWVRRFQRINPEAFIAVVGCYAQLKPTEIAAIPGVNLVLGANEKFDLAAHIDRVSKSEAGHREPQGEAVFSPIKDLKRFVHSFNSGDRTRTFLKVQDGCDYFCSFCTIPLARGRSRSGTIAETVAIAEKIAATGVKEIVLTGVNTGDFGRGHGEDFLGLIKALDKVEGIARFRISSIEPNLCSDSVIGFVAESERFMPHFHMPLQSGSDVILERMRRRYNTALYADRVARIKSLLPHACIGADVITGTPGETDEEFLKTHAFIRAQAIGYLHVFTYSERANTTAVRMDDIVPMETRRERTKQLRILSSKLQRAHHERHIGTIRSVLFEAEEIDGRMLGYTDNYLRVSMPFDPAMTNTIIPVRLKRINGDGHIDGALRFQQGAPEFDPEDRRYGGVGSDHSLTF, from the coding sequence TTGTCCTCCCCCCGCACCGCCGCCTTCCACACCCTGGGCTGCAAGCTCAACTTCAGCGAGACCAGCACCCTGGCCCGTTCGCTGGAAGAAGCCGGCTATGCGCGCGTGAAAGCCGAAGAGCGCCCGGATGTCTTCGTCCTCAACACCTGCAGCGTCACCGAGAACGCCGATAAGGAATGCCGCCAATGGGTGCGCCGTTTCCAGCGCATCAACCCGGAGGCCTTCATCGCCGTGGTGGGCTGCTACGCGCAGTTGAAGCCGACGGAGATCGCCGCCATCCCGGGCGTCAACCTCGTGCTCGGTGCCAATGAGAAGTTCGACCTCGCCGCGCACATCGACCGGGTGAGCAAGAGCGAAGCCGGTCATCGCGAGCCGCAAGGCGAAGCGGTCTTCTCACCCATCAAGGACCTCAAGCGCTTCGTCCACTCCTTCAACTCGGGGGATCGCACCCGCACCTTCCTCAAGGTGCAGGACGGCTGCGACTACTTCTGCTCCTTCTGCACCATCCCGCTCGCTCGTGGACGCAGCCGCAGCGGAACCATCGCGGAGACGGTGGCCATCGCGGAGAAGATCGCCGCAACAGGCGTGAAGGAGATCGTGCTCACGGGCGTGAACACCGGCGACTTCGGGCGCGGCCATGGCGAGGACTTCCTCGGGCTCATCAAAGCGCTGGACAAGGTGGAAGGCATCGCCCGCTTCCGCATCAGCAGCATCGAGCCCAACCTGTGCAGCGATTCCGTCATCGGCTTCGTAGCGGAGAGCGAACGATTCATGCCGCATTTCCACATGCCCTTGCAGAGCGGAAGCGATGTGATCCTGGAGCGCATGCGCCGCCGCTACAACACCGCCCTCTATGCCGATCGCGTCGCGCGCATCAAGTCCCTCCTCCCCCACGCCTGCATCGGCGCCGATGTGATCACGGGAACGCCCGGCGAAACGGATGAGGAGTTCCTGAAGACCCACGCCTTCATCCGTGCGCAAGCCATCGGCTACCTCCACGTGTTCACTTACAGCGAGCGCGCCAACACCACCGCCGTGCGCATGGACGACATCGTGCCAATGGAGACCCGGCGGGAGCGCACCAAGCAGCTGCGCATCCTCAGCAGCAAGCTCCAGCGCGCGCATCACGAGCGGCACATCGGCACCATTCGCAGCGTGCTCTTCGAGGCGGAGGAGATCGATGGCCGCATGCTGGGCTACACGGACAACTATCTGCGGGTGTCAATGCCATTCGATCCCGCGATGACGAACACGATCATCCCCGTGCGATTGAAGCGCATCAATGGTGATGGGCATATCGACGGGGCGCTCCGATTCCAGCAAGGTGCGCCTGAGTTCGACCCGGAGGATCGGCGATACGGCGGCGTTGGCAGCGATCATTCTTTGACGTTCTGA
- a CDS encoding DUF11 domain-containing protein: protein MTRTLRALSIFLPVLFAAPALRANIFFNITPEHCAYADGYIGTTVTGGVPPYTYAWSDGPTTQNRGSLPAGSYTLTVTDFVGAQQQNTAVVPNLPNWEWDPMQGLAQAIPSCDGTPGGLILFGGDIPSYPQGPGPHQNDAGCVTELQPQNVPDDFLGFGGVLRTICYWGSTGQTYAVNYTDLNGCPGYMEAIVPQPPQFLPVTLLDLEGSCSGGANGSLRFSCAPEPDYIYGLFPRLFNDQWQPAPQFAALGTNWTGGWTYDVPNLAAGTYAFVRRMLHDPDFDLFGLGCGDTTYFTVPDLGPTCGHISGTVAMDIDEDCTLDFSDTAVPELVIEFSPGPYYATTNAQGEYGVNLPLGNYSVTQQASVVDEHCLPDPITLNVTGSATFNLLDTATQALDIQLSMASGPARPGFQMHYAIDLDNLTSATGSTNQVVMTFDPAVSFLSAVPTPSNVSGNTITWNNAGALYYFQHRDISVSLQVPPDVGLIGTDLTATAVLTQNPLDANAANNSATGITTVTGSYDPNDKTATTSSRWSNSLYYIDVDEWIDYTIRFQNTGTDTAFTVVITDTLPATLDAGSITVGAGSHPFTWELQAGGTLKCYFVNILLPDSNVNEPLSHGFVSFRIRPQLPLLPGTVIENTGNIYFDYNPPVITEPSVLVAEFSTGVGEEGTIRLQLAPVPVTDQLNVAAAMEMLSVRIIAADGREVDRRSVRASSAVIDVSGLKAGAYLISATLATGNEVRERFIKH, encoded by the coding sequence ATGACGCGAACCCTACGCGCGCTCTCGATCTTTCTTCCAGTCCTGTTCGCCGCACCAGCGCTGCGAGCGAACATCTTCTTCAACATCACGCCGGAGCATTGCGCATATGCCGATGGCTATATCGGGACGACCGTGACTGGCGGTGTGCCGCCATACACCTATGCTTGGAGCGATGGGCCTACCACCCAGAACCGCGGCAGTCTTCCGGCGGGCAGCTACACCCTCACGGTAACCGACTTTGTTGGAGCGCAGCAGCAGAATACCGCCGTAGTGCCCAACCTGCCGAATTGGGAATGGGATCCGATGCAGGGCTTGGCCCAAGCGATACCCTCATGCGACGGAACGCCCGGTGGATTGATCCTATTCGGCGGGGACATTCCGTCCTATCCGCAGGGACCTGGCCCGCACCAGAACGATGCAGGTTGCGTGACGGAACTGCAGCCGCAGAACGTGCCTGATGATTTCCTAGGGTTCGGTGGGGTGCTCCGGACAATCTGCTACTGGGGTTCGACCGGACAAACCTATGCCGTGAATTATACCGATCTCAACGGCTGCCCCGGCTACATGGAAGCCATCGTGCCGCAGCCACCCCAGTTCCTCCCGGTGACCTTGTTGGACCTTGAAGGCTCCTGTTCTGGCGGAGCCAACGGAAGCCTGCGCTTCAGTTGTGCGCCGGAGCCGGATTATATCTACGGCCTGTTCCCTCGGCTCTTCAATGACCAATGGCAACCGGCACCGCAGTTCGCTGCGCTGGGAACGAACTGGACAGGCGGATGGACCTATGATGTGCCCAACCTAGCCGCAGGCACCTACGCCTTCGTTCGGCGAATGCTGCATGATCCGGACTTTGATCTTTTCGGATTGGGTTGCGGCGACACAACCTACTTCACCGTACCGGATCTTGGCCCAACCTGCGGCCACATCAGCGGCACGGTGGCGATGGATATCGATGAGGATTGCACGCTCGACTTCAGCGATACTGCAGTGCCGGAACTGGTGATCGAGTTCTCGCCGGGGCCTTATTACGCCACCACGAACGCCCAAGGGGAATATGGCGTCAACCTGCCATTGGGGAATTACAGCGTGACGCAGCAGGCCAGCGTGGTGGATGAGCATTGCCTGCCGGATCCCATCACGCTCAATGTCACTGGCAGCGCCACCTTCAACCTCCTGGATACCGCCACGCAAGCGCTGGACATCCAGTTGAGCATGGCCAGTGGTCCTGCGCGTCCCGGTTTCCAGATGCACTACGCCATCGACCTGGACAACCTCACGAGCGCCACAGGCAGCACCAACCAAGTAGTGATGACCTTCGATCCGGCGGTGAGCTTCTTGAGCGCAGTGCCCACGCCCAGCAACGTGAGCGGCAACACCATCACCTGGAACAATGCAGGCGCGCTGTACTACTTCCAGCACCGCGACATCTCGGTGAGCCTGCAAGTCCCGCCCGATGTGGGCTTGATCGGCACCGATCTCACCGCCACGGCCGTGCTCACCCAGAATCCGCTGGATGCGAACGCCGCGAACAACAGCGCTACGGGGATCACAACGGTGACGGGCAGCTACGACCCCAACGATAAGACCGCTACGACGAGCTCGCGATGGAGCAACTCCTTGTATTACATCGACGTGGATGAATGGATCGACTACACCATCCGGTTCCAGAACACCGGGACCGATACGGCCTTCACGGTGGTGATCACTGATACGCTTCCGGCGACGCTCGATGCCGGGTCGATCACCGTGGGTGCTGGCTCGCATCCCTTCACCTGGGAGTTGCAGGCTGGTGGAACGCTGAAGTGCTATTTCGTCAACATCCTGCTGCCCGATAGCAATGTGAACGAGCCGCTGAGCCATGGCTTCGTCTCCTTCCGCATCCGTCCGCAGCTTCCGCTGTTGCCCGGTACTGTGATCGAGAACACCGGCAACATCTACTTCGACTACAACCCGCCGGTGATCACCGAGCCGAGCGTGCTGGTGGCGGAGTTCAGCACGGGGGTGGGGGAGGAGGGCACGATTCGCTTACAGCTTGCTCCGGTGCCGGTGACCGATCAGCTGAACGTCGCTGCAGCCATGGAGATGCTTTCGGTACGGATAATTGCTGCGGACGGCCGCGAGGTGGACCGGCGATCGGTGCGGGCGTCTTCCGCAGTCATTGACGTTTCCGGGTTGAAGGCAGGCGCCTACCTGATCAGCGCCACGCTCGCCACGGGGAACGAGGTTCGTGAGCGCTTCATCAAACATTAA
- a CDS encoding T9SS type A sorting domain-containing protein: protein MKRYASILAAALSTACASAISVEVQVYRHSYCGRESGYAAANVFGGVPPYTYAWSNGSTDGQAVGLLPGNYSLTVTDSQSDQATANFTVDLLNSYGFFGSFTSLARCAGDDPIVPVFPVMTDYDPTVSFGPAPFMYTSPENPFSITSAECQDFLEPIWTDLLVFPGTAPGNYTVDFTDGIGCPGTIEVAIMPELNDLPQVQAVNVLPSCPSTATGSISFAYQGSLGYEYLVLLRPDAVTGECDPQVRTEFIGTNTPPGTRAFGSLLPGDYWLITSTDANRWLAGTSLSEFACKDSTLVTVPSLGTDCGVLNGRVYIDESADCIMGSAGTENRVPGTIVEITPGPIYLTTNSSGQYSIGLNFGDYTVTEQNAVFNQSCPGAVTLSAGSQTFNVGCAGGEPLDVQLAMANGWARPGFELHYGIDLDNLTPAATGNVTLTVTIDPALTFLSAFPAPTNVVGNVLTWTSPQLVMSQVFEHKDIGVRTQVPPDVGLIGSTLTTTAQLVTANTDGDPANNSAVSNQLVTGSFDPNDKTASTSLGSSSTWVINEDDWIDYTIRFQNTGTDTAFNVIITDTLPPTLDPASIIWGAGSHAHSRALVGQGVLKFIFPNILLPDSNVNEPLSHGFVGFRIRPHLPVAPGSVIENIANIYFDFNPPVITEPSVLTAEFSTGVAGRETSRISLAPVPASDELIVASGMSIGLLRVLSADGREVLRMNTRSTRVRIVLNGLRSGAYLLVAELENGTTARERFIKQ, encoded by the coding sequence ATGAAACGGTACGCTTCTATCCTTGCGGCTGCTCTGAGCACAGCTTGCGCTTCGGCGATTTCGGTGGAAGTCCAGGTCTACCGCCATTCCTATTGCGGGCGCGAATCGGGCTATGCTGCGGCCAATGTCTTCGGAGGCGTGCCGCCTTACACCTATGCTTGGAGCAATGGCAGCACGGATGGGCAGGCGGTAGGTCTTCTGCCGGGGAATTACAGCCTGACGGTGACCGATTCGCAATCGGACCAGGCCACGGCGAATTTCACCGTTGACCTGTTGAACAGCTACGGCTTCTTCGGCTCCTTCACGAGCCTGGCGAGGTGCGCTGGTGATGATCCCATTGTTCCGGTGTTCCCGGTCATGACGGACTATGACCCGACCGTGTCCTTTGGCCCAGCACCGTTCATGTATACCAGCCCGGAGAATCCATTCTCGATCACATCAGCTGAATGCCAGGATTTCCTGGAACCGATCTGGACCGACCTGCTCGTGTTCCCTGGCACAGCGCCAGGCAACTACACGGTCGACTTCACGGACGGCATCGGATGTCCCGGAACCATCGAGGTGGCCATCATGCCGGAGCTCAACGACCTTCCGCAGGTGCAGGCGGTGAACGTTCTTCCCAGTTGCCCATCGACCGCTACGGGCTCCATCTCCTTTGCTTACCAAGGCTCGTTGGGCTATGAGTATCTGGTGCTGCTTCGGCCTGATGCCGTGACCGGTGAGTGCGACCCGCAAGTGCGCACGGAATTCATCGGCACCAACACCCCACCAGGCACGCGCGCGTTCGGCAGCCTCCTGCCGGGCGATTATTGGTTGATCACGAGCACCGATGCCAACCGCTGGCTGGCCGGAACGAGCTTATCCGAGTTTGCTTGCAAGGACAGCACGTTGGTCACGGTGCCATCGCTGGGAACGGATTGCGGCGTGCTCAACGGCCGCGTGTACATCGATGAGAGCGCCGATTGCATCATGGGCAGCGCGGGAACAGAGAACCGTGTGCCGGGCACCATCGTGGAGATCACGCCGGGGCCGATCTACCTCACCACCAACAGCAGCGGCCAGTACAGCATCGGGCTCAACTTCGGCGACTACACGGTGACCGAGCAGAATGCCGTGTTCAATCAAAGTTGTCCCGGCGCCGTGACGCTCTCCGCGGGGTCGCAGACCTTCAACGTGGGCTGTGCCGGCGGCGAACCGCTGGATGTGCAATTGGCCATGGCCAATGGATGGGCGCGACCGGGTTTCGAGCTGCACTATGGGATCGACCTCGACAACCTCACGCCGGCCGCAACGGGCAACGTCACCCTGACCGTGACGATCGACCCGGCGCTCACCTTCCTCTCCGCGTTTCCTGCCCCAACGAACGTGGTCGGCAATGTGCTCACATGGACCAGCCCGCAACTGGTGATGAGCCAGGTGTTCGAGCACAAGGACATCGGCGTGCGAACGCAGGTGCCTCCCGATGTCGGTCTCATCGGCAGCACGCTCACCACCACGGCCCAATTGGTCACCGCGAACACCGATGGCGATCCGGCCAACAATAGCGCGGTTTCGAATCAGCTCGTCACCGGCAGCTTCGACCCCAACGACAAGACAGCGAGCACTTCGTTGGGAAGCAGCAGCACCTGGGTCATCAATGAGGACGATTGGATCGACTACACCATCCGATTCCAGAACACGGGGACGGACACCGCCTTCAATGTGATCATCACCGATACGCTGCCGCCTACGCTCGATCCAGCGAGCATCATCTGGGGCGCGGGCTCGCATGCGCATTCGCGCGCCCTTGTGGGACAGGGCGTGCTCAAGTTCATCTTTCCGAACATCCTGCTGCCTGACAGCAACGTTAACGAGCCACTGAGCCATGGCTTCGTGGGTTTCCGCATCCGCCCGCATCTTCCCGTAGCGCCGGGCTCCGTGATCGAGAACATCGCCAACATCTACTTCGACTTCAACCCGCCGGTGATCACCGAGCCGAGCGTGCTCACAGCGGAGTTCAGCACGGGGGTGGCCGGGCGGGAGACGAGCCGCATCAGTTTGGCTCCCGTGCCGGCGAGCGATGAGTTGATCGTTGCCAGTGGCATGTCGATCGGCCTTCTTCGGGTCCTTAGCGCCGACGGCCGCGAGGTGCTGCGGATGAACACGCGGTCGACGCGCGTACGGATCGTTCTGAACGGATTGAGGAGCGGGGCCTACCTGCTCGTGGCGGAGCTCGAGAACGGGACAACGGCGCGTGAGCGCTTCATCAAACAATGA
- a CDS encoding T9SS type A sorting domain-containing protein: MTWNLTLRLQVLLAAACLSYLAHSATAVISIIKPETCGNSNGELNAYISGSGAVGPYTYLWSNNATTASITGLAAGAYSVTITDALSVQYTANVTLNNVDELPFGANDSPSLTSFFDLLGITGGACAGECNGIISFPQVLFGGTPPFSVSFNVSANYLGTDNNGFPMYAGFCGGDFVTYTLTDALGCQGSSEFYMFEMNNDYMPVVGVVEGACADSEIGSIQVNQVTGISVVQLQNSLGTAIGTAVFLGEFESHVFEGLAPDTYTLMVNPMQSQCFIPLEVIVPDLGPGCTQVTGSSWYDADGDCVQDVGEVGIPGSVLVIEPGTQYAITGNDGSFAFSLPTGSYTLAQADAFLDPYCPAVMPAPFTISGTPVSIDLANNSTAPLDVRISAGCSNARPGFAHTISASAVNQSMQATGLVTVVCTIDPNVDYVSATPAPFDVSGDVITWQLAELDYFGTAGFSVETNVPVPTPLGTILTHSWTVSTANPDADLSDNADGLSRMVQGSYDPNDKTAQTSSRLSEALYYINEDEWIDYTIRFQNTGNAEALFVTVTDTLPEELDMTSFEMGVASHAYALSFKQGRVVEWFFDGINLPDSTSDESGSHGFIKFRIRPVQPLLAGTVIENIANIYFDFNPPVITEPSVLVAEFSTGAGERTADEPIAYPNPTTGMLSVSGVPADRLRIFSPDGKLLRDERVTTLPATINFAALAPGAYLLEVSAVGGERRTLRITKH, encoded by the coding sequence ATGACCTGGAACTTGACCCTTCGCCTGCAGGTGTTGTTGGCTGCCGCTTGCTTGAGCTATCTGGCCCACTCGGCCACGGCCGTGATCAGCATCATCAAGCCGGAGACCTGCGGCAATTCCAATGGTGAACTGAATGCATACATCAGCGGCAGCGGTGCCGTTGGGCCGTACACCTACCTCTGGAGCAACAACGCCACCACGGCCTCGATCACCGGGCTGGCCGCCGGGGCCTATTCGGTGACGATCACCGATGCCCTGAGCGTGCAGTACACCGCGAACGTGACGCTGAACAACGTGGATGAGCTGCCGTTCGGCGCTAACGACTCACCCAGTCTCACCTCATTCTTCGACCTCCTGGGCATTACCGGTGGGGCGTGTGCAGGCGAGTGCAACGGCATCATCTCCTTTCCCCAAGTCTTGTTCGGAGGCACTCCTCCTTTCTCCGTCTCCTTCAATGTGTCGGCCAACTACCTCGGCACGGACAATAACGGATTCCCCATGTACGCTGGTTTCTGCGGCGGCGATTTCGTAACGTACACACTCACCGATGCCTTGGGGTGCCAGGGCTCCAGTGAGTTCTACATGTTCGAGATGAACAATGACTACATGCCTGTGGTCGGCGTTGTTGAAGGAGCATGCGCAGATTCGGAAATCGGGAGCATCCAAGTGAACCAGGTCACTGGTATCTCGGTTGTTCAGCTCCAGAACAGCCTGGGCACGGCAATCGGCACTGCGGTCTTCCTTGGTGAATTCGAATCGCATGTCTTTGAAGGGCTGGCGCCGGATACTTACACCTTGATGGTGAATCCGATGCAGAGCCAGTGCTTCATTCCATTGGAGGTCATTGTGCCCGACCTCGGCCCCGGCTGCACGCAGGTCACAGGCAGTTCGTGGTACGATGCGGATGGCGATTGCGTGCAGGACGTGGGCGAAGTGGGCATCCCAGGCAGCGTGCTGGTGATCGAGCCCGGCACGCAATACGCGATCACCGGGAATGACGGCTCCTTCGCCTTCAGCCTGCCCACCGGCAGCTACACGCTGGCACAGGCCGATGCCTTCCTCGATCCCTATTGCCCGGCAGTGATGCCCGCGCCGTTCACCATCAGCGGCACGCCGGTGAGCATCGATCTGGCGAACAACAGCACAGCGCCCTTGGATGTGCGGATCAGCGCGGGTTGCTCGAATGCGCGTCCGGGCTTCGCGCATACCATCAGCGCAAGTGCCGTGAACCAGTCCATGCAAGCCACTGGGCTCGTTACCGTGGTCTGCACCATCGATCCCAATGTGGACTACGTGAGCGCAACGCCTGCGCCCTTCGATGTGAGCGGCGACGTGATCACTTGGCAATTGGCTGAACTGGACTACTTCGGCACGGCAGGCTTCAGCGTGGAGACCAACGTGCCAGTGCCAACACCGCTCGGTACCATACTCACGCACAGCTGGACCGTTTCAACCGCGAACCCCGATGCCGATCTGAGCGACAACGCCGACGGCTTGAGCCGCATGGTGCAGGGCAGCTACGACCCGAACGACAAGACCGCGCAGACCAGCTCGCGCCTGAGCGAGGCGCTCTACTACATCAACGAGGATGAGTGGATCGACTATACCATCCGCTTCCAGAACACGGGCAATGCCGAAGCGCTCTTCGTGACCGTGACCGATACGCTGCCGGAGGAACTGGACATGACGAGCTTCGAGATGGGCGTGGCCTCGCACGCTTACGCCCTCAGCTTCAAGCAGGGCCGAGTGGTGGAGTGGTTCTTCGATGGCATCAACCTGCCCGATAGCACAAGCGATGAATCGGGCAGCCACGGCTTCATCAAGTTCCGGATCCGACCGGTGCAGCCATTACTCGCGGGCACAGTGATCGAGAACATCGCCAACATCTACTTCGACTTCAATCCGCCGGTGATCACCGAGCCGAGCGTGCTGGTTGCGGAATTCAGTACGGGAGCGGGGGAGCGGACGGCGGATGAACCGATTGCATACCCGAACCCGACCACAGGCATGCTCAGCGTAAGCGGAGTGCCGGCCGATCGGTTGCGCATCTTCTCGCCCGATGGAAAGCTCTTGCGCGACGAGCGGGTCACCACGCTGCCTGCAACGATCAATTTCGCGGCTCTTGCACCTGGCGCCTACCTGCTTGAGGTCTCCGCAGTTGGCGGAGAGCGTCGAACCCTGCGTATCACCAAGCACTAG